ATGCAGGATGATGTGCTGATTTCGCGTATGTTGTTGGGTGTTTGTAATTTGGCTGCTATCCTTCCTGAAGGAGTCTCTCGTTTTCGCAAAAGAATGCACGAGTATGAGGAATTTTCGAAGAAAAGAGAGAAGACTAAGGCTTTAATGACAGCCATGAAAAAAGAGATTGAGGGCTTTGCTGAGAAGGAAAAATCTTAGGTGGTGAAAGTTCATGAGCTGACTAAGAGGCATGAAATTGAGCTAAGTAATGAGAAGAAAAGGATGGAAGCAGATCGGCTTCAGTTGAAGGCTGATAGGGAAGCCCTTAATGTTCAACAAAAGGCCTTTCTAGATGAGAAGGAAAGCTTGAACGCTTCCTTGTCCCAAGCTACTAGTGACAATCAATGGTTGATCGAGCATGGGTTTCAGTAGGTAGTTACCTATCTTATCCATTCAACTAAGTTTAATTCTACTCTTGGCGATGTTTACACAAAGCTCCTCAATCATGGCAAATATTTGGGTTTTGTTGCTGGTTACAACACTCAAGAATCTGGTCAGCCTCAGGAACAATCTTCTTTCTATCAGCCTCAAGCCTCAACCGTTTTTAAGGAAGctgttgtcacaccctgacttttgtggaagcgtgatttggtgtgacttgcttaatatcattgcattcaaccataacaaacaactatatgataaatccaagatgttcatccattgattaagtttTGAAACATTACAACAACATTGGTTTAACCCAAAAACACAGACTTCATATTCAGAATACAACACCAACAGGTTTAAGTTCCATAAGGACTTTTcaaaagacactaatgataacTAAGCTTTGAAACATGTATCCTATCAAGGATAGGATACTCACTCTAAACCATTCGAtaccggatgacatcttttattccagacaacacttgaaactttaacgcccgccagatccatacttagtttcctgaaatacatgtagtttgaaaacatcaacaaaagttgagcgagttcatgtgtgtttttgtgaataaacctttgaaacATTTGTAAGTACGTTTGTATGTACTTGAAAACCCGGTATGAACGCaacaaggaaaaacagatcaccaatggtttggaaggccattgatatgtgtgacgtgatgcaggaaagctcaaacctagcagacttgtCTCCGgcaataagacatagtcaccacatggttcACTCGACGgactcatgggtggggctcgctacacccaaatagatctatcactaatgcccctcggtcctacaaaaggattgatggccttaagcgtcatacccaccactcacaCGATCTAGgtgtacccttccttagctaaccataccaaataataatgtttgtaaacagttgtaacatgtacttcacccccgaagttataaaaccaaaaaccgtTAAGGGAAAAGGGggaaacatgaactcacagtattgcgttcCTTATATCTAATGTAACTCGAAGCTTCTTCTAGAAcacacgactacctacatgcgtACTACGGTCCATTAGACGATCGGGTCTTGCCTTGATTTAGTATtagttagtgtctttgagttacgttctTTGTATCTTCAACATTATCCCATGtcatataattatttgttaaaatagtaaatattttaacttgaattatatttattaaattttgagATAATAGTTAAAACAATATATTAACTTGACACTTTCCACGTAATTATacatgtatttccttcccaaggatgggtgtatttgtattcgtattcttatacttgtatatttttgccatgtattggtGTCGTATTCCGGAGCGTATTTATACGTACGAAAATACGTATCtttattgtattcattaagtattcatatacttaaatttatattaaacttTCCGAAATATCATTTCTAATAAAAGTccaccaatatatatttccaaaatatatattcaagaaatattacttagaaaaattatttataattttcacttggcaaaaatatttgtattttcatataagttccaaaaataatatattttcaagtctaactttagaaaatatatataaacttgtttttATCCAAAATAATGTATTCAAGTTtactcaagaaaatatatatacttcccaaaaataatatatcttctaaaaattccaagtaaatatatatatatatatatatatatatatatatatatatatatatatacatttttattcaccaaaaatcatatatttccttcttgtcaaaatatgatataactttgtgataatcataaaaaatcatattttcatttccttgtgtccaaaatattatttaccaaaatatacttgtgAATTAAGTTCcagaatattttgtaagttacattttTTTGTTTGGTGTCAACAACATTTTGTCTATAACTTGTATCTTCATATCcctggaattttggtaatattttggattgtaattcttggtattttgatgagttatattttttcaaatcctaaaataatataactaatgcacaaagtatacaaataatcacacacatggtgttatctaaatatatatttcccaaatacatatttagtcacttttatttataaatacCAACCTCCAAGAATCATAACTTTTGtagcaaaaattatggcaaagtttatgtaaCAACTTGTTGTTGAAAATACATTTGTAAGTGCAtgtttataaatatttttctaaatatttatatttttagaaaattttaccatagtttcccctaaaaatggaggtttccatgcttttaagcatatcattttcttttgtaaaaatcatcacaatcaatccacaatcaacaCTAGACAACCTTTACTTACCAATCTTGCCAAAATCATGCATattctactacttcatgaacttgaaagtttgtgaaaatttgtagtaacttggtagtgtgttcattgagtttagttaccctttaaagtatggttgtttatttaaaaacatcattcttgaagaatttaggtgtttacaacttgtaatcatgttttacaaaaatgtttctttatgaaattttcttgttacacaagtgtttctacacttgtttaaccaccaaaaatagtgtttgtttatgtaagaagcaagttttaacaaaacttatatttttaactcgGTTTCTTTAGAAATCATCCATAAAATTTCTAGATCTACAAGTATCACAACTTACTTTGATcatcatttttcaagaaaaacaATTTATACTTCGAGTTCATGATTTACGTAAGGATGATCTATTGATTtcttaacataatcatcctctcatcttgctaaatcatgtttttaatcatgatctagcaagatcatataatgatctacatcatttacacaaGCAAACAACAATCATCAAGTATAACAACACATAAATAACATGATTTCTTCATGATTCCTTAtaattttaagcttatgttcatgtttcatctccttgtttcttagtgttcttcaagatcaaCATTATGTATTATCTTTTAACCAATTGAAATAGATGTAAAATGGAGTGTAtgatgttcttaccactagctcaaggctagggatgatcaagtgaagaaaacaagtggataaaagcaaatgaaagaggtccttgaacttccaatggcaccaagcttcctaatacaccttcttacacctttgtATATATGTAGAATGGATGGAAGGGAAGTGAAATGGTGGTGGTGTTGTTGCTTGTTCTTGGCCGTGAGGTAAGAAGAGAGGAGGAAGATGGGTGAAGTGTGAAGTGTCAAGTGAGTTAGAGAATGATGAGTAATGAACTAGTGGTTATATAATAATTCTTCCAACATCATATCTTTTCTATATTTTATGTTCCAAAAAGCACCAACAAGATCTAATAAAATATGAGAAGAAAATCAAGTAGTGGGGACCACACTATGGCCATaggaatgggggggggggggtctagagTTAGGATGTAACCATATGATTAGTTTGTAGTTGAATTTCAAGTGTTAGTTAAGgatttagttactagatatttatgtagtgtgtgtgttatgatgttcggggatcataactagcttagtaatgttaaaacagtgcttctagtgaaaatttttcgggtagtgtccggttgtttggtcggttaccggttcgttaaggtgctaaactatgcagtttagtgtgctttatgtacccttttatgacagttttgattcccgatacttaggaaagcattcaggaccattttaccatatttctgcatgataaaagtatgttaaaatgctgatttatgctgaattttgctgattttctgcataattctgcagtttatgtaagttttaggcactttccagcacttaaactatcagtaggaaggcagttttgtgatccttactttcctacacactatactagtgtaatacttggtttctggctcattcttgTGTCTCAATACCATGTCTGTCTATCTATCTACTGAACCGTCAGCATTATTCTGTTTTGCCGGATAACTGTGATAATTGTGgttcgtgcatcatttgagtcaataaggttctcatgcaataatgacatgacattaagcaatatatgatgcacatgtatgtatatgataATAATCAGAGGTAATTCAAGTAATTAATTGAAATGTAGCActgtcattaagcattaatcattGTCTAATAATCGTACGGATgtatgcaaatttgacagttgtcacattctccccctattaagaaaatttcgtcattgaaatttgtactaccttaactccctAAGGTTACATTATGCGTGTATGGATATATATAACACTAAGGTGAATAACCACGAATCTGAATCAaaatttattttaatcaggtGCACCCAAGGACTTATTATAACAATATGTACCCAACGGTAAAAGGTATGTGTTTTAGGATTTGATGTCAAAAGATACGAGACATATAGAtgtatagtctagtgtaatctAGTTAACAGAGGTGCAACAAAGGAGTTTCGACCAATAGGATTTCAAACAATCGGTCACAATATGCAAATGAGTTTTCAGAAACAATAGTATCCACTATATGAACTCGAAATCAACAACTCGAATATGATAGTAACAtgaaaatgatctgtcaacttcCGAATAAATGAATGAGTCAAATTTAGTGTGTTGTTAGTACTAAATCGCGAaaatacaccgaaatgaaatgcaaacgaatctggtgtatcattgtcttagtCCGTAGTTGCATTAAGAATGTTTAATTGTTAAGTCAAATAAAAGTATGTGTAGTTTTGTGTGGAatggttgaccatgattagcacaagctacaagttcgtaatgacaccacaaggtgtcgtaatgacataattcaataatagtggtgactgaacaagttcaacgtgtttgaaatcaaatgaaagtgtactGAAACAATccgaagatttgatttacacaatgtcatagAGTTTTCAATTGaatatggaacatcaaagaaCTACTGTTTTTGATTGAAGATGAACAAGTAACAAATTCCGCAAGGCATTCGATTGTTAATGAAAGAATTGTTAGGAGGTACACTGGAATATAGAATGAATTTATGTACCATTGTGTTAACATACGATTGTGTTAAGGCTGCTTCAATTATGTTAAAACAAAACGGATTTAGAGCAAGTCaatagataaataattaaatccgtgtatgagatGCATAAATGAGATTAGCGCAGGCTTCAAATTTAGCGAAGGCATCACTTCAAAGTGTCGAAACCaacaaacgatttagtggagtcgtagaccaaagaagtctactacgactcgaaacaaaaggAACGTTTGCAAAAatatatttgaatatgatgctctcaatacatcatatggtgtttCAAACTGAATATGCGAAATGGACAAGTTCAAGTAATTGAACTTGGTTTCAGTATAACCTGACAATAAACATATGTATTGACAAGGGGATTTTGGCATGGTTACAAAgataaaccatgtatgtaacttgaaagaaaagaagtttcaagaaagtgtgttggcTTGATAGCAAaggagccaacaattacaataatgtaGGTTATCGGAATCGCAAACCAAAAGTTAGCTTCAATAAATAATATTCGAACTTTGACGAAACGCTTTTTCCGAAATGAAACCACATACGTAACAAATGGTGCATGCGTGACATATGAATTCCAAGGAATGAAACAATGAGTATTCGCTATAATAAAGGAATGATCAAATATCGAGGCAAGTGAGTGTTCGCTCTCGCGGAGAAAATTAACGCGATGCAACTACCATTGGgaggagtagagatgcaaacatctaatCGCTAGAAGCAAAAGTGGAAATTTCAATATAAGAAGTTTGAGTGCTTTATCTGCTTGGTTAACTGAAATAGCATATATGTCAGAATAATGGGGTTTGCTTGAGTTAACAGATGTGGTCCCTACGTGACAACCTTTAACGAGTTTTGACCTAAGTTCCCGAAGGTCCTAAGTACATGTTTTCTAGGTTCTCAAAATTCTGTATTCTGTGTAAAACTGTTTTGTGCATCGTGTAGGAAACACAGTTTCAATGCATGCTTGAAACAAATTGCTAACTTCAGTATGCTTTGGTATGCTTTTATCCTAAATTCACAGCTAATGACACTCGATCAACCATCAGTCTTAGAATAGTAGTTGGACCCTCATagttagttaaataaataatttgTTAATCCTCAGCAAGAGTTATCGACTCTTTTTGGTTAGCTTGTTCGGTTCCGGGTAGTTGATGTTCTTTGGAAAACCATCGTCCTTCATCTTGACGAACAGTACTGAAACTCCTTAGGGCAAAAAGCTTGGCTTATAAATCCCCAATCTGGCAACTTCTGAAGCTGTGTTGACAAATCTTGTATCTCAGGaagtgcaagtcgatagggttcCTTGGCTACAGACGTGGAGCCTGGAACCAAATCAATgcaaaattcgacttgtcgttgaggaggtaATCCTAGCAAGTCTTCAgagaagacttcaggatattcccttaccatAGGGATGTCTTCGAGCTTAGGTTCTTTGGATTCTTTGTTCACGATATGAACCAAGAAGGCAACATATCCCTTACATAAAAACTTCCGTGCCTTCAAATAACAATAATCCGTAGAGGCGTATCATGCTTCTCCCCATGAATCACGATCATATCTCCATTCGTCATCGggatgcgaataatcttctcttGTCATATGATCTCAGCTCGGTTACTTGACAACTAATCCATTCTGACTACGACGTCGAAGCTTTCCAGCTCAACTGACAGAAGTTCTGACGAACCTCACGCTCTCCAAGCTCTATCACATCGCTTCTAATTACTTCGTTGGCTTCTACTAGCctcccattagctagttctatcgagttcGGGATATCTAAATTATTTGTtactaaaccaagtatactctTAAGCCCTAGAGGTACGAGGCTATAGTCGTTACTAGTATCAAACAACACTGATGCAAAGtattggttaatagggaacgtaccagcgACTTCGTTCGGACCCTAGCATGCTTCACAAGCTCCATTGTTGAATGCTCCTTCACGGTCTTgcttaatctcccttgggcaatctttccgaAGGTGCCCCACGTCACCGTAGTTAAAACACCCTTGTCTACGTTCTTGATTATCGCCATTTCTGCCCCGATAGTCACTGTTGTCGTTGTTTACTCCGTGTTTTCTACTACCAACTTGACCTTGATTTCCACGTCTCGTCCGGCGCCAACACATCTCCTTGCAGTGTCCCACTCTGCCACAGTTATCACACTTTTCATTTCTACATTGCCCGGTATGATGACGTCGACATTTTTCACACTTAGGTAGTTTTCCCATGtactcttttccctttttggccttgttTTTGTTATTCGCCCGAACACCTCCTTGGAAAGCAatgagcttccttttgttctttccagtTGACTCCATCTGAGTTTCTATCTTCTCGTTAGGGGTCGAAAGTCTTTCCAATCTAAGTGCTTCCTTAGCGAGTGCCAAACTCATGATACTCACAtcaatagttgttggtggcgttgATGCCGTCATTAAGCTCAGGGCCTGAGGCGCCAGTCCCCAGATGAATTGCTC
The Helianthus annuus cultivar XRQ/B chromosome 6, HanXRQr2.0-SUNRISE, whole genome shotgun sequence genome window above contains:
- the LOC118479580 gene encoding cold shock protein 1-like; its protein translation is MEQFIWGLAPQALSLMTASTPPTTIDVSIMSLALAKEALRLERLSTPNEKIETQMESTGKNKRKLIAFQGGVRANNKNKAKKGKEYMGKLPKCEKCRRHHTGQCRNEKCDNCGRVGHCKEMCWRRTRRGNQGQVGSRKHGVNNDNSDYRGRNGDNQERRQGCFNYGDVGHLRKDCPREIKQDREGAFNNGACEAC